The genomic DNA CCTGCTCCTGTAACGGTAACTGTAGTTCCGAGTGCACCTGCAAAAAGACCACGACGGCGGAGACCGCTCCCACCCCGGTCAATCCGCGCAACGTACCGCGTGAGCCGAGCTTCCGTTAGGTGCGCCCTTCCCCAACGAATCTCAATCCAGCTTCGTCGGCGTACACCGCCGGCGGAGCTCTAGGAGGACCGATGAAGAAACTCTCTTTTGCCATCCTGCTGCTGGCCTTGGTCGCCGGCCCCGCCCTCACCATGGATCTTCCCGACCCGCAGGGGACCGAGTGCAAACCCCTCGCCATCGACCTCACCGCACCGGCGATCGCCGATCTCCTGCGCACCGGCGATCTTCTTGCCTTGGGCACTCCACAGGTCGAGTGGAAGGCCGGCGGAGCGGTCAAAGTCGAGCGACAGGACTTCGTGATCCGCGACAAGGACGGCTACGCCATCGGCGGCGGAACCACCACCTGCACGGGCTCCTGCGCCGGCAGCAGCGACTGCACCGTCAGCGGCTGCAAGGCCGAAACGGCGGGCTGCTCCCACTGCTCGTGCAGTGGCATCCATTGCGACTACGGCTGCACTTGTAAAAAGGAATCCAGTTACTCGCCGGCTCCGGCGGAACCCGGCAACGTGCCGCGGGACCGCACGCCGACGCCCTTCTTCTAGCCAGCCATTTCGTGCACTTTCTTACGGAGGAACTCAATGCGCAAAGCACTCGTACTCTGGATCGCAGCGGCGCTCTTTGCCACCGCCGCCTACGCCGAGCGAAAGGCCGGCTGTGAGGCGGTCGCCGTGGACGACAGCTCGCCAACGGCTCTCGATCTGCTGGCCTCCGGGCGGGCGGTGGCGACCGCCGCCCCGAGCACCCGCCACGAGGTGGTGAACGGTAAGGACACGAAGATTTCCAGCCTGCCGTTCGTCGTGTTCAATACCGAAGGTCAAGCCATTGGAGGCGGCACCACCACCTGTACCGCCACCTGCTCGGGAGCTTGGTGCGCCACCCGCGGCTGCGATCCTTCTGCCACCGGCTGCTCACCGTGTAGCTGCGACGGCGATTGCTATACGGTTTGTACCTGTAAAAAGAAGACCACCGCGGAAACGGCTCCGGCCCCAACCAATCCGCGCGGCCCGAACGACCGGCCCCGCAGCTTCTGATCGAAGCACCCCTCGGGCGATCGAGATCCCTCGGTCGCCTGTTCTCTTCCTTGCGTTGTTCGGAGGAAACGCTCGATTCAACGAGCGAAGAAGACCAGCACGTCCAGGTCCTCGGTGATCGAGTGAAAACGATGCTCCACCTCGGCCGCCACGAAGATCACCGCTCCACTCCCTACCGGCCGGTCCTCGCCGGCGATGGAAATCACCGCCTTGCCGCGAAGGACGAAGTAGATCTCGTCCTCGGCGTGGGGGTTCTGGAGGTCCTCGGATCCAGCCGGCAGCCGATAGAGGCCGGTACGCAGGTTGGCATTGGCGAAGAACTCGAGCCAGGGGCCTTCGGTGCCGGCGAGGCGATGGCGGAGTTCTTCCAACTCGAAGACGGCGCCGGACACTGTCGCCGAGGCACCGCCGGGGAGCAAAGCGCCTAGCGCTAACGCCGTCGCCAGTGCACGCCTCACCGCCGGTCCGTTCCAGGAGGCGTCACGTTCTTCGGGCGCCGCCGGTGGAATCCATCGTCGTGGTCGTCGTCCTGGGCGGCCTCCGGCCGCCGCAAGCGACCGAGGAAAACGGTCAACAGGCCGAGCATGATCTCGTCCGCAAAGGGGATCATGTCCGGCAGGACGAGGTCGATCAAGAAGACCGCCGCCGTGACGAAGAACAGCTGTGGATACTTGAGTCGGCCGGCGAAGTTTTCGATGAAGCTCTTTCGCCGGGTGTCGCTGGGAGAGTGAGCCATGAAGTGAGTATAGCGCTCAGCGGGCCGCTCCCCAGGGGCGATCAGGTGAACACGGCTTCGTATTCGATGCCGTCACCCTTCGGCCCAAGGGGCACCAGGAACAAGCCCATCTCGCCGAGACCAGCGTGCTCCAGGGAGTAAATCGCCTGTTCCAGAACCGGCTCCGCCGGACCGCGGAAGAGCACCGAGAAGGGCTCCCGCGAGGAATCCGGATTCTTCACCATGGCGGTGACCTCGGTGATCTCGAGGTCGATCGCCGGATCGCCCTCCAAGGTCAGTCGGGCCTTGGAACCGACGTGCTCCTGGAAGGTGGAAAGCTGTAGTTTTTCGAGCATCGAAAAATTCTCCGCTGAGTCCAGAAAAAAGGAAAAGGATGGATGCTTACGGTTCCGGCACCCACTCCATCAGGTAGTAGACGCCCTGCTCCTCAATCATGCGAAAGCCGAGGCGTTTGTACAGGGTCATCGCCGGGTTATTCTGTTCGACGTGAATGCGGACGAGCAGGCCGGCCTCGCCGGCCTCCGCCAGCAGCTCCTTCACCAACCGGCCGCCGATGCCGCCGCGCCGATGCTCCGGCAGAAGAGCGATATCGATCAGGCGAATCTCGTCCTCGCGCCGATCCACGTACAGCCGGCCGACCGGCTCGCCATCGGCCTCGATCACATCGAAGGCGGCATCCGCAAAGTGCTCTTGGTAGTAGGTGTGCTGGGCGTGGAACTGCATATCGAGAAAGGCCTGCTTCTCTCCATCACTCCAGGGCACCTGAGCCAACTCCTCTACCCGCGTGCCGGCATAGACCCGCCGCATGAACGGTAGGTCCGCCTCGGTCATCGGTCGCAATGTGATCTCGGACATCGGATGGAAATTCTAGCGAGAGATCTTGGGAGGTACAGGACCTCCCAAGATTCAGCCCATCAGTCCCAGGGCTCGACCTTGACGTTGGTCTCTTCGCTGACGTTGAAGACCCGAATCACCTTGGGCACATGTTCCATCTGGTGCTCCGTCGTACCGGAAGCGATCACATAGGTGCGGCTGCCGTCACGATACGGCGGCTTCTGCACCAGCAGGCGCCACTCGTCGGGCCGGTCGGCCTGCGGCACGATCATGGCGGTCCAACCGCTGTCCGGAAAACTCATCGTAGCGATGACGTACAGCACACCATCACGCCCATCCTGGCGATCGAAATCCCGCACGAAAGCGCGGTACTCAACGCTCGAGGCTCCTTGATCTGGCATGTTCTTCTCCTTATCGAAAGGCAATGAATACCGATGGTTGCAAGAACTTCTGGTGGAGAACCGAACCTGAACTCAGCCTCGCGACGGATACAGCCCAACCAGGGCAATGATGAAGTTCATGACCAAGAACGGCTGCAGGTTGTTGTGCGCCTGGCTGCCTCCGGCCGAAGGCAAGGTTTGGTCCGCCATCGATTCCAGCGTCGTCCCCGACGGCGACCGGTACATGTCGGTGCCGGCGCCGAAGTGATGGTTTTGGGGATTCTGCGAGTTGCCGTCTTCCCCAGAGCCGATGAGCTGGTGGGTATGATTGGGCATCTGCGCTTCGGAGAGGGTCACCATCTCCACGCCGCCCCGCTGCCCGAGACGGCGCGAGGTCAGCCCAGGCCCCCGGCCTGGATGCATCGGCAGCCGGCCCTTCAGGTTGGGCAGGGCCGTCGTTGTCCGGCCATCGCCCCCATAGGTCGTGCCGATGAGCGAGAACAGTGCCGTGTTCTGAGCGATCGGCAAGAGTTGCCCATTGCAAAAGGCCCAACCACGCGGCGCGAAGTTGCCGGCGAAA from Acidobacteriota bacterium includes the following:
- a CDS encoding cupin domain-containing protein — translated: MRRALATALALGALLPGGASATVSGAVFELEELRHRLAGTEGPWLEFFANANLRTGLYRLPAGSEDLQNPHAEDEIYFVLRGKAVISIAGEDRPVGSGAVIFVAAEVEHRFHSITEDLDVLVFFAR
- a CDS encoding DUF6116 family protein, with amino-acid sequence MAHSPSDTRRKSFIENFAGRLKYPQLFFVTAAVFLIDLVLPDMIPFADEIMLGLLTVFLGRLRRPEAAQDDDHDDGFHRRRPKNVTPPGTDRR
- a CDS encoding GNAT family N-acetyltransferase — encoded protein: MSEITLRPMTEADLPFMRRVYAGTRVEELAQVPWSDGEKQAFLDMQFHAQHTYYQEHFADAAFDVIEADGEPVGRLYVDRREDEIRLIDIALLPEHRRGGIGGRLVKELLAEAGEAGLLVRIHVEQNNPAMTLYKRLGFRMIEEQGVYYLMEWVPEP
- a CDS encoding tail fiber protein; its protein translation is MSEPFTAEIRIFAGNFAPRGWAFCNGQLLPIAQNTALFSLIGTTYGGDGRTTTALPNLKGRLPMHPGRGPGLTSRRLGQRGGVEMVTLSEAQMPNHTHQLIGSGEDGNSQNPQNHHFGAGTDMYRSPSGTTLESMADQTLPSAGGSQAHNNLQPFLVMNFIIALVGLYPSRG